Genomic DNA from Acidimicrobiales bacterium:
TACTCGACCTCGTCGTCGGCTCGGTCCGAGGGCAACGACGATCCGAGGATGAGCCGATCCGACACGCCCAGCTCGGAATGCAGGAGGTCGAGGTAGGCGGACCCGGTGGTCTCCTCGATCGCCAGACCGGCCGAGAGGTAGCCGACATTCGAGTAGGCGTAGACCTCGCCGGGTTGATGCACGAGCGGTTCACCAAGGATCCACGTTGCCACGTCACGCTCGAGCGGCAGTCGATCGAGTCCGAGATCAGCCCGCACGAGGAGGGGCGCGAACATCGGATCGATCGAAACGTTGCTGTCGAAGCCGGCCGTGTGATCGAGAAGCTGACGAATCGTGATGGCGGCCATCTCCTCCCGGACCGGTCGACCGACCGCTGCCGCCTCATCGACCAAATCGATGACGCAGTCACTGGGTTGTTCGGGGGTACAGAAGGCCCGACGCTCGAGGTCGATCCGCCCTTGGCGCTGCAACTCGAAGGCGAGGGCACGAGTGTAGGGCTTGGTGACGCTGGCGAGGCGGAAGCGGTGTTCGGGCGTGAGCGGCTCGGTTCGATCCAGGTCGGCCCAGCCGAGCGCCACCTCGAGCACGGGGGCGCCGTCGACGGCGACTGCCAGGACCGCAGCACCGATGTCGCGATCGATGACGTACTGGTCGAACGATGCAACGACGGAGTCCCAGCCGTGGTCGACGGCTGATCCGCTGATCGGCCGCTGGATCCCGGCGACGGCCGCCAGGTCGACACTCTCGGCGACGGTCGAATCCGGCCCGGCTGGTGCGGTCGTCGAAGAGGTGGTCGACGACGGTGGCACGGTGGTGGCGGCCGGATTGGCGGTGCTGGTGGTCGCAGGTTCCAACGAGGCGGTCGAGCTCCCGCCACAGCCGGCGGCGGTGAGAAGTGCCGCTACCAGGGCAACGAGTCGTATGGTTCGAGGTCTGGACACGGGGTGCCGAAGGTAGCAACTCACTTCGAGCACGACCAGGCGAGGTCGACCGGCGTCACCGACCGGGTGTCGTGTGGCGCGTCAGCCCGCCAAGCGGGGCCGGGGAGCGGCAATTCGACCGGTGCGCAGGCCGGGGACGGCGGTACATGGTCGTCGATGCCCCGGGTCGGGGTCGTAGAACCGTTCCTCGACGGCGGTGCACCCGTTCGCCGCCGCCAACGACACCGCGATGATGTCGGCCAGATAGATCCGCTCGACCTCGCTCGCCAGGGCGCCGAACACCTCCGACCGACTGCAGCTTGCCTGCGACATGTCGCTGATCGACATCAGCACGGCGAGCACCGACGCCGGTGCGCCGCCGTGTTCTGACGAATCCAGGCAGTGAGCGGCAAGCTCGGTCGAGGCCGGGGTGACCGAACCGAACCTGATGCCCTCGTCGAGGGACGTCAGGTTCCGCTGCCACTGTCGCCAAAAGCCACGGCCGGCCCGGTCCGTGGCCTCGGGGCCGAGCGCGGAAACCAAGAGTCGCAGCATCGATGAAGCGTCGGACCACCGGAGCAGATCGCGTTCGAGTTCGACTCCCAACCACTTCCGCAGCCATCGCTCTCGTGGACCCAGCGTCTCCACCCGGTTGAGATCGGCGGCCAGCAGGTCCACACCGGCCTGCCAACACGCCACACCCGACTCGGTCAGGTTGTCGGCCGCAGCTGTCGGCATCACGCCCAATCCGTGCGCAAGGCTGGGCCGGATCCCGAGGATCATTGCTCTCAGGCGAACGGCAGCGTTTACAGTAGACATGGGGGAGCTTTCGGGTCGGGACGTCAGCTGCCATCCTGCGATGGCCTGGTACCCGGCGGGTACGTGCCAGAGGTCGAGTGAAACCAGGAACGAACATCGACACCGCAATCAGACGACGTCGGCTCGAGCAGGCGTGGCACCATCGCGGGCTGATCGTGGTGGAGTCGCCGCCGGGTTTCGACGCCGACCTGTTCCGAGACGACCTGTACGCGCTGGCCCGAGCCAACGGTGTCGACGTCATCCATCTCGACGACCCCGACGACATCGATGCCAACCGAGCGCCAGGACTCGCCGTGATCGACGCGCCATTGGCCAAGGGCCTGCGGGGCTGGCGCGACACCGTCATCGCGCGACACCGGGACGGTCGGGCCACCGTCGTTGCGCTCCCCGCCGGTATCAGTGGTGATGTGCTGGCCGAGGAGCCCGTACCCACGGTGTTGGTCGATGCCTATCAGCTCCGCATGTCCGGCGGTGATGTCGTTGCCGCTGCTGCCGCCGCCGACATCGGCGTCAGCGACGGGGTCGCCGACCTGATCGCCAGCCTCGGCGATGGTTGGCCGGCGTGGGTTCGGGCCTGCCTCGGCGCGGCCGGCGGCGATCGGGTCGATCTCGCCATCGACACCATCACCTCCGCCCCATTCCGGCGCCGCCTCGTTCGGAGTTACCTGCACGGCTTCACCGACACCCAACGATTCCACCTCGCGCAACTCGCTCACTTCGCTGCCTTCACCGACAACGCTGCGACAGCGATCGGCGGGTTCGGGTTCACCGAAACCGTGCTCCCCCACGCCCCCGGCCTCTATCGAGATCCTGCCGGCCGCTACCGCTTCGTCACTCCTGTCGACATCGAGCTCACGAGCGAGTTCGGGCTCGATCCCGCCATCGCCGAGGCGCTCGCCCCCGTCCTCGCCGCCGATGGCCAGGTCCTTCCTGCCACCCAGATCCTGATTCGGGCCGGTCTCGACACCAGTGCCGCTCGATTCCTCGAGTCGCTCCCCGGCCGGATCCTCGACCACTCCAACCAACGCGAACTCATCGCCATTCTCCGAGTCCTCCAGCCGCAGTTCAACGACCATCCCGGCCTCTCGCTCAAACTGGCTCGAGCCCACGGCAACCTGGCCGAGATCGCCGCGTCGGTCGCATCATGTGAACAGGTGGTCGCCCAGGTCACCGTGCCCGATCCGATCCGGCTCGAAGCCACCATCGAGCTGTTGATGTACCGACACCGCACCATCAGCCAGCCCGAAGCAGCACAGCGAATCGCCGACCTGCACGGCCAGGTCGACCATCTCGGCGGACCGCTGCCGACCCGACTGCGCGAAATCGAGGCCCAGATCCTGGGCCAGGCCAGCGACAACGCCACCGTGTCGGTCGCCGCCGACCGGTTCACCGAAGTCGCGGCCGAGTGGGAGGTGCAGCAGGAGCGCCTTCGGGCGGCCAAGACCCTCCGGGGATTGGCGTCGGGCCCGCTCTACCACCTCGGCCGCTACCGACACGGCCAGGAGCGCCTGGCCCACGCCAGCCAGCTCGCGGTCACCCAATCGTTCGACTACGGCATCACGGTCGGGCTCAAGGCTCGTTTCGACGCCCTGTGCGGCGATCTCGATGCCTACGAGCACTCCGTCGCTCTTGCCCAGCCGGTCATCACCGAGTCGGGGATCGGCTGGCTCGAGGGAAGCCTCCAATGGGCCGCTGCTCATGCTGCAGGCTGGCGTCACGACGCCGCCGGCGTCGACCGGGCGTTCCGCAACGCTCAACACATGCTCGGTGGTCTCTACGACACCGACACCGGCGTCGTCCTCGCGGCCGAGGTCGCCACCATCTTTGCCGCCCTCGGTCAGCACGATCGCGCACGGCGCTGCCTCGCTGCGATCGCCGACCGAGCCGATCAGAACCGTATGGAATACCGGCTGGCCGAACTCATCGTCACTGCTCGCGCCGGAGGTCTCGACCAGGCTGTGCTGCTGTGGCACGACCTCGATCGCAGTGGCATCGTTCCGGTCGACCGACGCTGGCGGGCCCAGCTCGAATTGATCGCTGCGGGATGGGCTGGATCGGGCACACCCACCGTGGCCGACATCGAGGCCGAAGCGGCACGGCTGGGCCTCGCCGACCTGCCCTCTCGGCTCGCACCCGCCCTGTTCGACCACGATGCAGCGATGCACATCCACCTGCTCGGGCGGTTCGCCATCACCACGACCGAGGGTGAACTCGATCTTCCAACTGGTCAGGTTCCTGAGCTCGTCAAATTGCTTGCCGTGCACGACGGGCAAATGACCATCGACGCGGTGTGCGACAGCCTGTGGCCCGACGCCGACATCAAGCTCGGCCTGCGCCGTCTCAAGAATCTCGTTGCGAAGACCCGCCACCACCTGGGCAACGACGCCCTCATTCGTCGGCCAGACACCTTGGCGCTCGCCAGCAACATCACCACCGACATCGCCGAGTTCACACGCGCCAGCAACGATTCGGTTGCCCGGCAGCGCAACGACGCCGAGGCTGCTCGGCGGTCCGCTGTCACGGCGCTCGACTCCTACGACGGGCACTTGCTCCCCGACGACATCTACAACGACCGGATCAATCAACGGCGCCGGCAGCTGCATCTCGATGCGGTGAGGCTCCTGGATCTCCTCAGCGACGCGCCGGCCGCGCAGGCTCCGTGGCTTGCCGACACCCGCCGACGGGTGCACGCCGAGGACCCCGCCACTCGCTGACCGAGTTCCAAGGCGCCGACGGGACCGGGGCCTGACCAGCGCCACACCCCGATTTTCGTCGTTCTCCGGGGCACCTCATCTGTCGGGTACCGGCTGGGTACCCGGCCATGTTCCCCTGACCGGGCTCACCCCCTCTCAGGAGAACACCGATGTCCAGGTTCAAGTTCGCGGCGGCTTCTTCCGCCATCTCGATCGGCGCCGCCGTCGTCAGCTTCATCGTCGCCGGCGGGGCGGAACTGGCCAACGGCGTGTTCTACATCTGATCGAGCACCAGTTCGCGTCCTCGACTGCCACGCCGCTTCCCTCCGCGGTGGGCAGCTCGAGGCCGAGCCGCCGCCGCATCGCCCGTTGTCGACGTCCGCCGTCAGACTCGAGTGGTGCGGCGGCGACGCCCTACCTCACCACGGCACCGGCTGGTCACCGAGTCTTCGATGACCGGCCAGTGCGGTAGGCAACGAACCCGGTCAATGCTGAGGCGACAGCGGTCAGCGGCGTGAATGCAATCCGCTCGACCGCACTGGCTGACGCGAAATTGCCGAGCGTGTTGAGGGCGAGGTAGCCAGCGATTCCCCAGGTGGCCGGCCCGAGCCATCGGGCAGGTCGACCGACGATGCCGGCGCGGCGCACGACCACGCCGGCCATCGCCATCAACGTGACGGCCGCTCCGGCGGCCGCAATGCGCATCTCTGGCGGAAGGACCCGGTCCTGCGTCCCACCCCAGACGTGCGCACCAAGTGGGGCACCAGCGGCAAGTGCACCCTGCACACCGGCGAAGGCAACGAAGATCCCGGCCGCACCGGCGGCGGCCCGCGTCACCGAATCATCGGAGATGCGGAAACGGCCTCGGGAACGGCTGCCTTCGCCGGTGGACATGGGGTGTGTGATCTCTCGAGCGGTCATACGGTCGAACCTTTCGTGATGGCTGCTCAAAGGTTCCCGCCGATCCGGGTGGGGCAGCGTCGCTCCCCGATCGATCTCACCCGGGTGAGTGGCTGCGCCCCGCCTGGCCACTGGGTTGCGGGAGTCCTACCCTGGTTCGATGGAGGGTTCGAACACGGCCGTCACCGCCACCAAGATCGCGCCCCCACGACCACCGAGCCGCCACCTACACCGCACTCGGCTGATCGAGCGACTCGAGGAGTCCGTGAACGCCGGCGGCACCGTCGTTCTGGCCAGTGCACCGGCCGGCTCTGGCAAATCGACCCTCGTCAACACCTGGCTCGACCGCCGGTCGGTGAAGGTCGGATGGCTCCAGATCGACGAGGGGGACGACGATCCATCTCGGTTCTGGGTCGGGCTGGCTGCAGCGGTACACGGCGGCGTGCCTGCCGTCGCCGAGGTGATCACCACCACGATCAGTGACGGCACCGATGCCGTGGTCGCGGCCATGGTCAACGCGATCGCCGAGAGCGGCGCCGAGATCGCGCTCGTCCTCGACGACTACCACCTCGTGTCGAACCCCGAGGTCCATCGCGGTGTCGAGCAGCTCATCACCCGGCGGCCGGCCAACCTGATCGTCGTGGTGTCGACGCGAGTCGATCCTCCCTTTCGACTCGGACGTCTGCGGGTGCGCGGCGAACTCAGTGAGATCCGGGCGGCCGATCTGCGGTTCGAGCGTGACGAATCTGCGTGGCTCCTCGATGCCGAGACCCTCGGGCTCGACCGCGATGCCGTTGAGCAGCTGACGACTCGCACCGAGGGGTGGGCGGCCGGCCTGGTATTGGCGGCGCTGTCACTCCATCGGGTCGCCGACGTCGCCGAATTCGTCGACTCGTTCCGTGGTGACGATCATCTGGTTGCCGACTACCTGAGCGACGAGTTTCTCGATGCGATCGAGCCGAACGAACGACAGCGTCTGCTGGAGGTCGCAGTCCTCGACCAGCTGAGCGGCAGCCTGATCGACGACGTGTGTGGCACCTCGGACGGCGCGGCATGGCTCACCTCGCTCGCTGCCGGCAATCAGCTGGTGATCTCGCTCGACCGCTCCGGGACCTGGTTCCGCTTCCATCACTTGCCGCGCGACCTGCTCAGGATCGAGCTCGAACGCACGTCACCCAAGCGGGCGGCAGTACTCCATGCCAACGCCGACGGTGGTACGCCGCAGCGGGTGACCTGGTGGCTGCGGTCGACCATCTCCTCGCGGCCGGCTGCCAGATCGAGGCCGCCGACATCGTGGCCGAGAACGCCACCGAGCTGCTGAACGTCGGGCGGGTGTTCACGGTGCGCCGCTACCTCGATCGACTCGGCGACCTCGTCGACGAGCACCGGGGTCTGACTGCCGTGAACGGATGGTTGTCTGTCGTCACCGGGCGCTTTGCCGAGGCCGAGCGGTCGCTCGACATCCTGCAACGGCTCGATGCAGGCGACGACGCCGGATTGCTCGTTTCGCTGTCGGCCATGATCCACCTCGCCAGGGGCGACGTCGCGTCGGGCCTGGCGATCGCCGAGGTCGATGTGTCGACGACCGAACCCGCCTACCCCATGGTGCTCGGCGCCGTGCGGGTGATGGGTGGCCAGTTCGACGAAGCACGGCCGTTCCTGACCCGAGCACGTGAGCTGGCGGCTCGACATCCCGACCACTTCGTCGCCGCCGTCGCCCCCGCCTACGAAGCAGTGGCCGAGATCGAGAGCGG
This window encodes:
- a CDS encoding serine hydrolase domain-containing protein; the protein is MSRPRTIRLVALVAALLTAAGCGGSSTASLEPATTSTANPAATTVPPSSTTSSTTAPAGPDSTVAESVDLAAVAGIQRPISGSAVDHGWDSVVASFDQYVIDRDIGAAVLAVAVDGAPVLEVALGWADLDRTEPLTPEHRFRLASVTKPYTRALAFELQRQGRIDLERRAFCTPEQPSDCVIDLVDEAAAVGRPVREEMAAITIRQLLDHTAGFDSNVSIDPMFAPLLVRADLGLDRLPLERDVATWILGEPLVHQPGEVYAYSNVGYLSAGLAIEETTGSAYLDLLHSELGVSDRLILGSSLPSDRADDEVEYACDEGTTINLFDPTGPPTCWADGGFYLEAMTAHGRLVAPASEVLSFLAGRCIDGFENMRTCDTWHDGSLSGTYTVARNVGRVDYVVLFNQRSDPGHDGFGYTDVVDLLDDEIQAVVGDLFAN